In Astatotilapia calliptera chromosome 23, fAstCal1.2, whole genome shotgun sequence, a genomic segment contains:
- the LOC113016437 gene encoding LOW QUALITY PROTEIN: adhesion G-protein coupled receptor G7-like (The sequence of the model RefSeq protein was modified relative to this genomic sequence to represent the inferred CDS: inserted 1 base in 1 codon) produces the protein MDSWIWLVFILAVPLPSFTAGAGLTTPTDIPDTATTALLPTDVPDDSTTAQNITTEQSITTVTPGDITTITTVPNNTTSSNTSNLSTTTQDTVLTTDLETPDYPETPPTSASPVLTTTDFTRPDTTVSQIADTTSNPMTDQMSTTHYSPMTTITSDTNTTTPYTNTTATFYPTSDANIATYSTPTTIGTNATSPYTDSTLPPNPTTIPSANTTHYDSTTIPIATANTTTTTISPTTFTPPTTTVLKCDNGGKPENGVCICPDEWTGVTCSEENFCKEQQLGGFRFPRTPIGWFAYSEEKCEVGTSGTGKSKSSARCLSMNGSPGFSPPQIFQCDLTLSDIQKNLTSPADLETLATSTQILTSKAEELTAENVTAAAEIVNTLLLSANATESVRVSAVATVSQLLNATIPDDTKENNATLGLTVTLDQLSVNLSLSQNTSQSQVVQPNLVVQSAQIPAADTHGVQFTSLRGISGNFLPNRIHLNTNATQVVMENSFIADALIYIRFLPGEDVRSRQTDLNVSXGFVLYQNDRFFRSKLYMKRRATIRVLSASVRGQEPNMVPQHVEMLFRPRNISGTSLYDFSCVFWNYSQKDWSTSGCSKGNTSDGLIKCFCNHTTNFAALWSFRENYEYAEALGAISIVGLSLSFLGLIVTIIYNVKEIFQNEQKKSLISRLCIYFSLLAFIITFVSGVQNSSRQIDIEVQTDDRTNEILDSDERIEPDRGSCTAVAALLHFLLMATFMWNSVNGTQILIQKIRRSLPPHWTLLGMTLGWGVPALFMGITLGVTYRVDNPLRYRQEEFCWLAALDKNKHYSFEKPLFWGFLLPVGLILIYNIVLLVYVSIKATRKSCFRKSFLECFTLAVLLGVSWVFGYLVLVTSGTMNLVFSILFCLCTTTQGLQIFIITATTPTFRATMSRSVQYLSSASISFNNVKYRLWKNWHKNHSEKYRGK, from the exons CTGTTCCTTTACCCTCCTTCACAGCTGGAGCAGGGTTAACTACACCAACAGACATCCCTGatactgctactactgcactACTTCCTACTGATGTTCCTGATGATTCTACTACTGCACAAAATATAACTACTGAACAAAGCATTACTACTGTAACTCCAGGGGATATCACTACTATAACAACAGTTCCTAACAATACCACTTCATCTAATACTTCTAATTTGAGCACCACAACACAAGATACAGTTCTAACCACTGACCTGGAAACACCAGATTATCCAGAAACTCCTCCTACTAGTGCCAGTCCTGTTCTTACAACTACAGATTTTACCAG GCCTGATACGACTGTTAGTCAGATAGCTGATACTACCTCCAACCCCATGACTGATCAAATGAGTACTACTCACTATTCTCCCATGACTACTATTACAAGTGATACTAATACAACTACTCCTTACACAAACACCACTGCTACTTTCTACCCAACTAGTGATGCAAATATTGCTACTTACAGTACTCCTACTACAATTGGTACGAATGCTACGAGCCCATACACTGACAGTACTTTACCTCCTAATCCTACAACAATTCCTTCAGCAAACACCACTCATTATGATTCAACTACTATACCTATTGCTACTGCTAATACTACTACGACCACTATATCCCCAACTACGTTTACCCCTCCTACCACCACTGTCCTGAAATGTGATAATGGAGGGAAACCAGAGAACGGTGTCTGCATCTGTCCTGATGAATGGACTGGAGTAACATGCTCAGAAG AAAACTTCTGCAAAGAGCAGCAGTTAGGAGGCTTCAGGTTCCCTCGTACACCCATCGGCTGGTTTGCGTATTCTGAGGAAAAATGTGAAGTAGGAACGAGTGGTA CTGGTAAATCTAAATCTTCAGCCAGATGTTTGTCCATGAATGGATCACCAGGTTTCAGCCCTCCACAGATCTTCCAGTGTGACCTGACGCTCAGCgacatacaaaaaaat CTTACAAGTCCAGCTGATTTAGAGACACTGGCGACCAGCACTCAGATTCTGACATCAAAAGCAGAAGAGCTGACGGCTGAAAATGTTACAGCTGCGGCTGAGATTGTCAAcacactgctgctgtctgcaaaCGCCACAGAG AGTGTCAGAGTGTCAGCAGTAGCAACAGTCAGTCAGCTGCTGAACGCCACTATACCAGATGATACCAAGGAAAACAACGCAACTCTGGG GCTTACGGTGACTCTGGACCAGCTCTCAGTGAACCTCAGCCTCAGTCAAAATACATCTCAATCTCAAGTGGTTCAGCCGAACTTGGTGGTCCAGTCGGCACAGATCCCTGCTGCAGACACTCACGGAGTCCAGTTCACCTCTCTCAGAG GGATTTCTGGGAATTTTTTGCCCAACAGAATTCATCTGAACACAAACGCAACACAGGTCGTGATGGAAAACAGTTTCATAGCTGATGCCCTCATTTACATACGATTCCTGCCAG GCGAAGATGTCAGAAGTCGTCAGACAGACTTGAACGTCT CTGGTTTTGTTCTCTATCAGAATGATCGTTTCTTTCGTTCAAAACTCTACATGAAGCGACGGGCCACCATAAGGGTCCTGTCAGCCAGCGTCAGAGGGCAGGAACCCAACATGGTGCCACAACATGTGGAGATGTTGTTCAGACCAAGA AACATCAGTGGAACGTCTCTGTACGACTTCTCCTGCGTTTTCTGGAACTACAGTCAGAAGGACTGGAGCACCAGTGGCTGCTCTAAAGGAAACACTTCAGATGGACTAATTAAATGTTTCTGTAACCACACCACCAACTTTGCTGCTCTCTGG TCATTCAGAGAGAACTACGAGTATGCAGAAGCTCTGGGTGCAATCTCCATCGTGggactctctctttcttttctgggTTTGATTGTGACGATCATTTATAACGTTAAAGAAAT TTTTCAGaatgaacagaagaaaagcCTGATATCTCGGCTGTGCATCTACTTCAGCCTGCTGGCCTTTATCATCACCTTTGTCTCTGGAGTCCAAAACTCCAGCAGACAAATTGACATTGAGGTGCAGACTGACGATCGGACCAATGAAATCCTTGACTCGGATGAACGCATAGAACCAGACCGCGGTTCGTGTACGGCTGTAGCGGCTCTGCTGCACTTCCTCCTGATGGCCACCTTCATGTGGAACAGCGTGAACGGTACTCAGATCCTGATTCAGAAAATACGCCGCAGTCTACCACCTCACTGGACTCTGCTGGGCATGACTCTGGGATGGG GAGTGCCAGCCTTGTTCATGGGCATCACACTGGGGGTGACCTACAGAGTGGACAATCCTCTGAGATACAGACAGGAGGAATT TTGCTGGCTGGCAGCGCTGGATAAGAACAAACACTACAGCTTTGAGAAacctttgttttggggtttccTCCTTCCAGTCGGCCTGATCTTGATCTACAACATCGTCCTGCTGGTTTATGTGTCCATTAAAGCAACCAGGAAGTCCTGCTTCAGGAAGAGTTTCCTTGAATGCTTCACTCTGGCTGTGTTACTGGGTGTGTCCTGGGTTTTTGGGTATCTGGTCCTCGTCACTTCAGGAACAATGAACCTGGTCTTCAGCATTTTGTTCTGCCTCTGCACAACCACACAG GGCCTTCAGATTTTTATCATCACAGCCACAACGCCGACCTTCAGAGCCACCATGTCCCGATCAGTGCAGTACCTTTCCTCAGCCAGCATCTCGTTTAACAATGTGAAGTACCGTCTATGGAAGAACTGGCACAAGAACCACTCGGAGAAATACAGGGGAAAATGA